CCTTGGTGGTCGCCAAGGTACTTTTATAATGTTGTAGGAGAGGCTACAACATACATTTGAGTGATATTGAAGAAACCATTTCTTTATATGTAGAAAGAGTGGCTCACAAAAACAGTGGTGGTGTTCGGTGACATACCAGCAACTTAAAGAATCACCAGAAAACTCACAGATATATTCGAAACATTAAAATGTACAAACAGGACCAAAGCCACACATGGTTAATAAGTGAAATGCATACCTTGTATGAGATTGTCCTGCTTCAAAAAGATCTCCCTCAGCCTACTCTGGCCACATGGATTGTACTTGAGGTTGAACTTGTCAAAACGATGGAAGGTACTCTTGTCTGCATGGACATCTAGAAGATCAACATTTAGGTCATACCTGTTCATAAGCAGATGAGTTAAAAATGTGAATCTACAAAACTGACAAAAGTTCCTGCATATATGTATTTGAGACAAGTTCCATCACCCAGTTAAGTCCAAACTCTCGAAAACCTCTTTCAATGTCAGATATGTCCCATCTCTGAAAATTACGACCTAGAAAAGCATCCAAGTGAGGGTTCAATTTCAACTAAATAGAAAAACACTTAATTACTCAGACACCATAAAAAGAAACTTAAATAGTCTAACCTCATCAGGCTCCTTCCTCAACTTTGACTTTATAAATCTGAGCAGATGCTTCTGGTTCATGCATGCAGAGTGATGAACATGAGTGTCGACCTTCCTGACATTGTAAAAATCACGATGCGGTGCACTTTTCTGGGCAAGGAATTCTCTATCCGCATTGAGCATTAAATGAAGATTAAATTTCTGCAGATTTCCAACCAGGATAGATGCCACATCTTAGCTGCTATTgtgcaaataaaaataatataccaATTATATCCAATCATCACACGTTTATCTAGCAGAAAATAAATTGATCAAACAATATATACACAAAAAGTGACAAAAGAAACTACTTGCTCAAGAAGAACCAGACGACGATGGCATAAGGTTCTAATATTTCCTGCAGCAATTACTCGAAGAAGATGATGCAAGTCTGTAAAAAAGGTTGTAGCATCAGCTACAGGGAGAAGTCTTCTATCCATCGCTGAGAGGGAAAAGAAAATGAGTTAGACTCAACACAACTGAAGATGTGGATAAGCAACAAAGAAAACAGATTTAGTCGAAGCAGATGTCTCACAATATTTACTCGCATAAACATGCACTACTCCATCTACCATTCGAAACACATGCTACAAAAAGAATCATTCAGGAAATTAGAAGAAGAAAGGCATAGAGAATATCACTTCAAAGTTAAATCAGAGAATATTAGGTAAAGAAAGAAGATAATGATCAAGACTCACATCTGATTTCTGTTCAGGAGTGTAGGCGAATGGACTAGGATTAGGCTTTGGTGTACTAGGGTCAGTTATGACTTCTTTCTCCCATGGAGCAATCTCCTCTCTGAAGACATAACGTTCCCGAAGATCAAGACAATTCTGGAGAATTTTATAGACCTCAACTTCATCAGGAGATGGTTTCTCTGAAATCACAACAATGATAAGAGAATGCAATCAGCTAAATAAACTTAAGGACATAAGTTGAGCTTTAGTTATTATATAATGGACGTCTTTGTAATTTTTTTAGCTTCAATGATATATGTTCAAAAACCTTTCTGTTCAGAGAATAACATAACAAGTTGGAAGGGCTATGGTAGAAGCAATTATGAACTTCTTCCCAGAAACTTAGCCTAAAGAATAAGCAGCATGCTATTCATGctaatgaaaaataaggtttaatTTATCAGTTCAATCAGCAAACAAGCATGGCGGTTTCATTTGATCCTAGTTTTAAAACATCCTTAATATCACACAAAATAAGCCATGGTGAAAATAACATAGAAGGAACTAGGGACCTGAGTAGAATAAATTCATACAACATAATTACCATTAACAAGGGGTCATACCATTTGGTGTAATCCTCAATCTGACAAAAGTTTCTTGTTCAGGTTCTTTTCTAAGAATATCAGCTGCTACTGGGTCATGCTGCGCACCATGCAGATTACCAGATACACTGTGAGATCGAATGATGGTAGATGCAGATAATGATTTCTGATCCCCATTGTCAGTGATATGATCAGGCAATGCTTGAAACAAGTCCTTATTCTCTGGGCCCTTTGACAAATACATTCCATGAAAATCAGATTTGACCACCTGGGTCTCCATTATCAAATATGCCTTAAAGAAAATCATTATGACATCAAAGACAAGAAAAAAGAACCAAAATTACTAGCAACATATCAGGACTGTATAAGATGAAATATAACAATAACAAACACTTCTAAGCTTCTAGCAAATAAACATAAAGCAATCCATGGTACTAAAATTCAAAGAAAACCTCAGAATTTAgatatcaaattattaagatcACCTTGTGGAAATGGCCTGTATCCTCATATACTCTGACCAcaacaaaataaattaataaagaaTTATGTAACTGATGCAGAGGAAAAACATTGAGTTAAAGAATCATGGCATACGAAGCACAAGCCAGGACAGAGGACAAAGCATATTCTTTACTATTATACAGTTTCTTTCTCCTTCATATTACTAATATCCTTCTAAGATATCTTAAGGAATATGAAGGGAAACAATCCCGTCAATTCTGCTTGCATCTTCCGTAGCTGATCCCAATTATAATCCTGTGACTTTGCTGAAAATTCATTTCTTTTGaacaagtatttttcttaaacatATCTGCCATGTCCCCCCATTTATCCTTGTAAAACTTATATAGTATGACCAAATTTtgtaaattaatattattttgagtTTTTGACCACAGTGCATGGCGCtcctatataattgaaatatgaaaAAATGTTATATGATTAAGCTATAAATTTTATTTAGATGCCTATGAAGACCTAGTCTTCAGTCAAGATTCATGATATCTTCTACTCCTTGCCACTGCCTAACCCATTGATTGCCCACGGATGACATGTTTGTGTCTTCCCACTCATACTGATTTGTGAGGGACAAAAAAGTAAATGAGGTTTTAATTCCTTTATGATGTTTTCTAGATCcccataataaaagaaaaatcaagaaaatctATTGTTGTGTTGGATTCAGCTTTTCATTAGgaatctttcatttttttaatgTTAGTACCCAGTTAATTCTCATGCATCATGCCACGACTTCAGTATGACTTCACCGTCTTAGAGAACTTTTCATTTTATACTATTGACCTCAAGAAATGTATTTTTAAGTATTCAAATAACATTTCCACAAAATAAGCAAATAAGTGAAACAGGTAAGTTGTCTCCAAAAAATGCAGAAACCACTGCTCATTTGTCCCCAAAAAGATGTGTCAATGTCAGCCCTACATAATGACAGCAAGATAAGGGAAGGAATAATTGAAAATGCTATCTGAGAGACTGAGACAGTGAGACTAAATGTTACTTTATATATATGCCACAGAATACAACATTATGTCTTTTTGTCAACAATGAACAAAGAAATGAACTTACCATGTCCCCATTTGTATGCAAGCATGTATTAGCAAGGATCGGATCATTTGGCAGAATATCATCTTCATCAGATCCCTCTTGGCTCCCAAAGGCACTAGCACTAGCAACAGGAGACTTAGGAGAAGTTGGTCTGATACCACCTCTTTTGTTGAAACTTGCATGGACACATTGCTTATTGCCTGACACATCATGAAAACCAATGTCATTCTATGCATTATAACAGCCCACAAGAAAGTCATGCAGGCATTCACTTGCATAATTTCTTTCTACATGTGCTAAACCATAGACATATAAAATTGATGACACATCTATAAGATTGTCCTTTAATACCCCCAAAAAGAGTTAAACTAAGTAACATGTGATGCATACTTGAAAGCCTATGATTTCAGTCTATATCAAGATTCAATGACAATTTGGTGCAAATTTATTAGTGATATAACTTCTGACGAATATGTCAGTTATCCATCTATTCCCATGAAGTGCAAATGTATCTAAATGCTACATACCTCAAAGATATTGGCCCAGAATACAAAGTAGTGACATCCTTTGGTTATCAAACAGATACCAGAAAAGATGATTCATTAGCAAATATGTCAATGAATAAAGAACTTATCACTTCGATTAACACTAGATATAATAAATAGAAGGTACTTTTACCATACAAGAACAAAGCTAaagatataacaaaaacaaccagtCTTTTTCAAACAAGAAAATCTATTTATAGTTTGGGAAGTAAAAACCAGATTGACAACAATTAAATGATCTAGCCGATGTTTTGGAAAGCGTATCTAGTTTCATTCCATATAAACATATTTCTGTAGTCAACTAATATCTAGTCCTGAAATGGACATTTCCTGTCTCATTATAGGAAAAAAATTATACATATACTATTTATCAAGAAAATGTCTATCTTCAATTTTATTGGTGAATATGCCTTCGTTCAATCCATCCATTGCACATAAAAACATGAAGATTGGAACACAAAGTTACTCCTCGATCAACTAACATTGACATGTCCTGAAATGATTACATCTTTTACCACTTATAAGGGTTCAACTAGTAAACTTCATCGGTCCCGGTCACTTCGAGGGGCCAGAGAACGGTGATCCATATATACCTTCCGGAACCGTCTGCAGACGAGGTAACCCGGGGGGAATCGGAAAACTTGGGAGAACATCCTCATCCTCATTCACAACGGGCCGTCGCCTCGTAATCGGCTCATCATCatccccctcctcttcttcctcctcaccaTCCAAAACAGCCGCCGCCATCACATCCGGCAGCGACAACGAGCCTGCGCCGCGGCGGTAGTACCCAGGCCCCTTTCTTCGGCCGCCGCGGCGCGACAAGGGACCCCGCTTAAGGCCGCCGTCGCCGTCGGCTCCGCCGTCCCGATCGCGCTCCACGGCGCGGGCGAGCTCGAGGAGCTGTGCTAGGGTTTTGCGGTGGACGTAGTAGGCGGAGACGGCGACGAAGGATGCTCCGAAGAGCGCCGCCATCGCAAGGTGGAGCGCGTAGGCGTTCATGGCCTCGCCTTCGCCAAAGATCCCCCGAAACGAAGCCAAGACGTGGTAATGGGAGATGAGGGCTCGCTCTACTAATTAGCTCTAATTACTGTatggatatacatatatatagaggtCGAAGAGGAGAGGAGTGGGGAGAACAGAAAGAGCGGCGGGGCCCATCCAAACCTCGCTCATCCCTCTCCCTCCGTTGGTGTAGGTTTTGCGTGCGGCATAATAAAGTTGCTTGATATACATTACGTACATTTAGCAATGTTATAAGATCTGCTAATGTTATGTTTATGTGGCACATGGAATGTTTCAGTCATGTCATGCACACGCAGATACCGATGTTTGATTCGGCACATTTGTCTTCTTGCTTCATCCGTGATGATTCTACCACGTCATTAACCGGACCTGCACATGACATGTCGGTGCTGCATCTCGACCGTCCACGTTTCGATCATGATGCAACACAACTTAGCTGATCCTCGGCACGTACGACCCACGAATGCATCGTTTCGCTCGCATCGCTTCCTCGTTCGGAAGCGAAGTGACGAGTTCACAGGTCACCTGTAAAGGTTCTGCTCGATAAACCTGAGAAGAGAAGATGGAGGAGGGCGGTGGACGGAGCAGAGACAGTCGAAGCAACGAGTTCATATCAATCCGCCATGGCTATGGGATGTGGAGCTTTGCTGTCCTTTTGTTTTCCTTGTCTTAGTCTCTTGCAGCGATGCTTTTGTGAGATTTCTATAGTAGTATTAAATGAACTCATGAAGAACAATGTCGTTTCTGATATGAAAAGCTGTCGTTGAGCTGTTCTCATGCCTGAAGAAGTCATGGAGTTCTCATGCTTGATAATAATCTTTTCACTCGATAGTGTGCACACATCAAATACATGAGCAATATTGATACCTCCAATAAGTATTGACTGGATTTATAGTACGGATGTCTCGTCCCATAGCATAATCTCCATTTTGGGATGTTGATGTTGATCcttgtattaaaaaataattagaataGGAAGTTTTGGTCATGTTAAATGTAAAATGTCTTGGGTGAATACATTATGCGTAGACAAGATGCACATCATGTCGGACATATCTAATATTAAACGTAGACACGAGGGATGCTTAGAGAGTATCGATTGCATCATGTAGAAGGAGATGTTTTGGTCATGTTAAACGTATAATGCCTTCGGTGAATGTCTCATGCATAAACAAGATACACTAATCATGCcaaacatatttgattttatttttttgtcatgGACAAAAAAACTCACATGCAAGAGAGATGCTTTGAAAATGTTTTTGAATGGACGCATCACATATAAGAAAGATAATTTTGGATTACGTTGGAtacttcagattttttttttttttcgtaggAGGCATGCATAAGAGGAatgcttttgatgcctcaaatatattttttaactatAGGTGGATACATAACATACAAAGAGATGTTTTAGTCGCATTGGGCATTACAAATATTTCTTTATCTTGGGCGGACGAATCACGTGCATTAAGACACTTTGGGACAcatcaaatattttagattttttttatcttgagaTAATTCTTCACAGAAAAAAAATACTTCGAACCATATCGGCCTCATCGAGCTCCATATACTTCATCCTATTAGGATGTGTTGGGTCTTGGGCTCTAGGCTCAaatacatatttatgtatatttgttttatattttaaactttAGTGgtggcttgcataatgataagagCGATCTATCTGAAGTCGTCTAGTTTGAACATAAGGAAGAATGAATAGATTCCCCCTTTTGCCTAAAAAGGGCCATGCGGGCTGAAGCCATGCCTAGATTAGCATGCAAGGGGGCTTGACATAGGATGCAAGGCAAGTCAAGGGGCATGCCAGGTTCAAGCATACGATAGTTGGGCTCAAGCGCATTCCTAATCAAGTATCATGGGTTAAGCACTTAAGTTGATGTTTGACAAATTGATATAGGATCGAGTAGTTTCACATCGAGTACATATGTCAACGGTCAAATGCACGCATATCAACATAGGGCGTGTGAATGCCGGTAGTCAAACGACCTTAGTTCAGCATCGAGCACATATTCAATAGATCAAGTGTGAGCAAGTCTAGCATGACAATTAGGCTTAGGCTTGAGTTGTGCCCGTTCGAGCTACACATTGGCTCTATAGATACTTGACCTAGGCTACTCATGCTAAGCTTGCCTTGTTGGGTACAAGCAATCTAACTTAGCCTCGAGCCTGATCATGTGTGGTTTGGACTTATGCATAGCTATTTCGACTTGGGATGGTCAAGTTGGGTTCAATGGCTAGGCTCGGGTTTAACCTGACATGGGTTAGTCGATCGATTTCACTTATATCAGGTTAGTCATGTGATTTTGCCCTACCCATGGTTTAAGTATCATGTCTTATTTTTTATGCCTCTTGACCTAGCCTAGTCAAGCATGTCGATTGggctccctcttttttttttttttcctttttttttgtcatatGTTCAGCTTGAACATTTCAACTTGATCTAGTGAAAGTAGGGGATCTTTGTTATATATATAGTGAGAGGAGATCTTATATGTCAAGGTATTGATAAGacgctaaagtcttatcgtggctctgataccaaatgttaagaccctaaagttttatcgtggaagaaattggagaaatggggatgataatgatcgcttcgaggggatcggcctccttgatcacttcgaggggatcggcctcctagggtttgtccaaagacagaatagtatttttcatagatttctgaaaagaagcagttacatccctatttatagagttccacccagagtccatcaggacttgaactctaataataaataaatattaaataaacctctacttgactctaattgaaccaaaccgactcaataaacaactagactaaacaaactcaataaacattattcaaaagctcagaaaaagtgtcctaacagttccttcctcttcaagtaagtatggtctccactttttgataatgtaagcaacaggtcggtctttcagtgtagtaatcgttgcatgaaacttctggccctatataatcaattttatttttgaacctttactatcacaagtgaaaatacgtccatcaatgatctttacttcgaatctgtcatagtcttcaatgtagtGGGTCAATCGGTCAAtaatctcactgtccataaaattattagtgctaccagtatcaatcaaaactataataggctgatgctctagagttttggcaacttccatagtttgcgggttagagtagttggctaatgtatgcattgtatgtacggtaggttcaacgtcttcattagaatttataccttcatgatcggagtccacattcttagctttcggctcctctccaattggttcaatcatcagaaattgcccttgtttacattggtgctccatactttatttttcatcatagtacaaaccccttgctgatctttccttgctaatttttttctcatgtagatttgcaaatgagatcgcagttatcatagtacggggttgatgagccttaacttcacaccggatctctggaataaacccttcaataaatgtatccagaagttgtcggtccgaccaatctctagcttgatttgacaatctttcaaacctactatgatattctaacactgtagatgtctgacaaattttggcgagctggcaatcaacattctcatattcggatgggccaaagcgaacaagaagccctcttttgaactgctcccacgaaggaactccgtggaaagtttcataccaatcgtaccactggagtgcatctccctcaagCTGGATTAAAgtcacttctaccttagattcttctggggttatgtgaaaacggaaaaattttttcattttgttgaaatttgctgaggctctccagta
The window above is part of the Musa acuminata AAA Group cultivar baxijiao chromosome BXJ2-6, Cavendish_Baxijiao_AAA, whole genome shotgun sequence genome. Proteins encoded here:
- the LOC103987917 gene encoding probable AMP deaminase isoform X1; translation: MNAYALHLAMAALFGASFVAVSAYYVHRKTLAQLLELARAVERDRDGGADGDGGLKRGPLSRRGGRRKGPGYYRRGAGSLSLPDVMAAAVLDGEEEEEEGDDDEPITRRRPVVNEDEDVLPSFPIPPGLPRLQTVPEGNKQCVHASFNKRGGIRPTSPKSPVASASAFGSQEGSDEDDILPNDPILANTCLHTNGDMAYLIMETQVVKSDFHGMYLSKGPENKDLFQALPDHITDNGDQKSLSASTIIRSHSVSGNLHGAQHDPVAADILRKEPEQETFVRLRITPNEKPSPDEVEVYKILQNCLDLRERYVFREEIAPWEKEVITDPSTPKPNPSPFAYTPEQKSDHVFRMVDGVVHVYASKYSMDRRLLPVADATTFFTDLHHLLRVIAAGNIRTLCHRRLVLLEQKFNLHLMLNADREFLAQKSAPHRDFYNVRKVDTHVHHSACMNQKHLLRFIKSKLRKEPDEVVIFRDGTYLTLKEVFESLDLTGYDLNVDLLDVHADKSTFHRFDKFNLKYNPCGQSRLREIFLKQDNLIQGRFLAELTKEVFTDLAASKYQMAEYRVSIYGRKQSEWDQLASWIVNNELYSENVVWLIQLPRLYNIYKEMGIVTSFQNMLDNIFLPLFEVTVDPDSHPQLHVFLKQVVGLDLVDDESKPERRPTKHMPTPEQWTNVFNPAFSYYVYYCHANLYTLNKLRESKGMTTIKFRPHCGEAGDIDHLAATFLCANNIAHGINLRKSPVLQYLYYLAQIGLAMSPLSNNSLFLDYHRNPFPIFFLRGLNVSLSTDDPLQIHLTKEPLVEEYSIAASVWKLSSCDLCEIARNSVLQSGFSHALKSHWIGKSYYKRGPEGNDIHKTNVPHIRVEFRYMIWRAEMQLVSLGKAIIPEEIDK
- the LOC103987917 gene encoding probable AMP deaminase isoform X2, whose translation is MNAYALHLAMAALFGASFVAVSAYYVHRKTLAQLLELARAVERDRDGGADGDGGLKRGPLSRRGGRRKGPGYYRRGAGSLSLPDVMAAAVLDGEEEEEEGDDDEPITRRRPVVNEDEDVLPSFPIPPGLPRLQTVPEGNKQCVHASFNKRGGIRPTSPKSPVASASAFGSQEGSDEDDILPNDPILANTCLHTNGDMGPENKDLFQALPDHITDNGDQKSLSASTIIRSHSVSGNLHGAQHDPVAADILRKEPEQETFVRLRITPNEKPSPDEVEVYKILQNCLDLRERYVFREEIAPWEKEVITDPSTPKPNPSPFAYTPEQKSDHVFRMVDGVVHVYASKYSMDRRLLPVADATTFFTDLHHLLRVIAAGNIRTLCHRRLVLLEQKFNLHLMLNADREFLAQKSAPHRDFYNVRKVDTHVHHSACMNQKHLLRFIKSKLRKEPDEVVIFRDGTYLTLKEVFESLDLTGYDLNVDLLDVHADKSTFHRFDKFNLKYNPCGQSRLREIFLKQDNLIQGRFLAELTKEVFTDLAASKYQMAEYRVSIYGRKQSEWDQLASWIVNNELYSENVVWLIQLPRLYNIYKEMGIVTSFQNMLDNIFLPLFEVTVDPDSHPQLHVFLKQVVGLDLVDDESKPERRPTKHMPTPEQWTNVFNPAFSYYVYYCHANLYTLNKLRESKGMTTIKFRPHCGEAGDIDHLAATFLCANNIAHGINLRKSPVLQYLYYLAQIGLAMSPLSNNSLFLDYHRNPFPIFFLRGLNVSLSTDDPLQIHLTKEPLVEEYSIAASVWKLSSCDLCEIARNSVLQSGFSHALKSHWIGKSYYKRGPEGNDIHKTNVPHIRVEFRYMIWRAEMQLVSLGKAIIPEEIDK